One Setaria italica strain Yugu1 chromosome I, Setaria_italica_v2.0, whole genome shotgun sequence DNA window includes the following coding sequences:
- the LOC101781777 gene encoding F-box/kelch-repeat protein At1g80440: MGDFIPGLPEDLARECLVRLGFDQLPAARRVSRGWKAEVESPFHHRLRRPRPLLALAQARPPLADSGPARKYAAAAGYSYRLVLHDPGAGTWTPLPPLPGGGGGLPLFCQLAAVGEGPSTKLVVLGGWDPETWAPTAAVHVYDFLAGVWRRGADMPPPRRSFFACAAVGSRVFVAGGHDVEKNALRSAAAYDAEADAWAALPDMARERDEARGVRAGGGRFVALGGYSTEGQGRFAGSAEAFDPSTWSWGPVRERVIEDGACPRTCCAAAAGNGMMYMLDAGRVMARDAEDGGAWRTVARVPEDGRAAATEVAAIGEGRVAVVGSACHGAEQAVYVLSHGDATAPSWTRAAAPPEFTGHVQAACCVQI; encoded by the coding sequence ATGGGCGACTTCATCCCGGGGCTCCCGGAGGACCTGGCCCGGGAGTGCCTGGTGCGGCTGGGGTTCGACCAGCTCCCCGCGGCGCGCCGCGTCTCGCGCGGCTGGAAGGCCGAGGTCGAGTCTCCcttccaccaccgcctccgccggccccgcccgctCCTCGCACTCGCGCAGGCCCGGCCACCGCTCGCGGACTCCGGCCCGGCACGCAAgtacgccgccgcggcgggctaCTCCTACCGCCTCGTGCTCCACGACCCGGGCGCCGGCACGTGGACgccgctccctcctctccccggcggcggcggaggcctcccGCTGTTCTGCCAGCTCGCCGCGGTCGGCGAGGGTCCGTCGACGAAGCTGGTGGTGCTGGGCGGGTGGGATCCCGAGACGTGGGCGCCGACGGCCGCGGTGCACGTGTACGACTTCCTGGCCGGCGtctggcggcgcggcgcggacatgccgccgccgcggcggtcgtTCTTCGCGTGCGCGGCGGTCGGCAGCAGGGTGTTCGTGGCCGGGGGCCACGACGTGGAGAAGAACGCGCTGCGGTCGGCGGCCGCGTACGACGCCGAGGCCGATGCGTGGGCGGCGCTCCCGGACATGGCGCGGGAGCGGGACGAGGCCAGGGgcgtccgcgccggcggcggcaggtttGTCGCCCTCGGCGGGTACTCGACGGAAGGGCAGGGCCGGTTCGCCGGCTCCGCCGAGGCGTTCGACCCGTCCACCTGGTCGTGGGGCCCCGTGCGGGAGCGGGTGATCGAGGACGGCGCGTGCCCGAGGacctgctgcgccgccgccgcggggaatGGGATGATGTACATGCTCGACGCCGGGCGCGTCATGGCGCGGGACGCCGAAGATGGCGGCGCGTGGCGGACCGTGGCGCGCGTGCCGGAGGacgggcgcgcggcggccacGGAGGTCGCAGCCATCGGGGAAGGCCGCGTGGCCGTCGTCGGCTCCGCGTGCCACGGCGCCGAGCAGGCCGTGTACGTGCTGAGCCACGGCGATGCGACGGCGCCGTCGTGgacgcgcgccgcggcgccgccggagttCACCGGGCACGTGCAGGCCGCATGCTGTGTACAGATATAG